The proteins below are encoded in one region of Brachyspira intermedia PWS/A:
- a CDS encoding BspA family leucine-rich repeat surface protein has product MEKHKPSTKEELKNLVFTDGIKLSDVDTSLITDMSELFQKSQRKDFEGIEDWDTSNVENMSWMFRECFSFNEPLDKWDTSNVINMKGMFSLAKAFNQNINNWNVSKVADMSYMFNACDYFNQPLNDWDVSNVKTMEAMFHSALSFNQPLDKWNTSKVENMHEMFCRCKQFNQPLNSWNVSNVKTMEAMFYSADSFNQPLDKWNTKKLSKMYSMFKYTDSYDCYDSLANWDLNKVSDISDFCANYERFYEKLPLRLRVYMQAFYGSHKVYVPIENNEEYDDDEYDFISEEYDLVSRDYITITKENVREVYNAISKDTNKKVMALKKKLETEYSGELSSITDDYNFKTIEEAEKYVENNYNKKDDKKVSFINDNYKVLIKDKSREVENKVLKYIYLEYLVLKRDIKILTQVDNIVNLLDKESFIEFIKNIYNETNKETAAFIYGIYGGDKAIKNIYKKEKDSKLSLLIIKLNIESKYALRILHEIYSNTKKSEVRYEAYNLIDEVIKKMNISYNEFELRFSPDFSFNSKGEKVLNEDYKLILNSDYSLSLFDIKNNKELKKALQNLPEDLKDEITKLRKEIPSFMKNTSSLLAVLLASGEKYSYNLFKEIFIDNAIMNRFASSLIWNLYDKDDNFVTTFRYSGDGSYSNCEDEEVKIDDNSFVSLASPIEMDDDTINKWRKQLEDYEIAQPLQQLTIIKLDKDNLKSELEKIDNSEIAYGTFKAFGARYGMYTEYIGYDVVSSYSLKSKNGDTFSIYANVNSNTDFHDRVKIDIYFTNENGEEVSKRFIYTLLVLMILDFRFTDLF; this is encoded by the coding sequence ATGGAGAAACACAAGCCATCAACAAAAGAAGAATTAAAAAATTTAGTATTTACAGACGGTATAAAGCTTAGTGATGTAGATACAAGCCTTATTACAGATATGAGCGAGCTTTTTCAGAAAAGCCAAAGAAAAGATTTTGAAGGCATAGAAGATTGGGATACTTCTAATGTTGAAAATATGTCATGGATGTTTAGAGAATGTTTTAGTTTTAATGAGCCTTTAGACAAATGGGATACTTCTAATGTTATAAATATGAAAGGTATGTTTAGTCTTGCTAAAGCTTTCAATCAGAATATAAATAATTGGAATGTTAGTAAAGTTGCAGATATGAGTTATATGTTTAATGCATGTGATTATTTTAATCAGCCTCTTAATGATTGGGATGTATCCAATGTAAAAACTATGGAAGCAATGTTTCATTCTGCTCTTTCTTTTAATCAGCCTTTAGATAAATGGAATACTTCAAAAGTTGAAAACATGCATGAAATGTTTTGCCGATGTAAACAATTTAATCAGCCTTTAAATAGCTGGAATGTATCTAATGTAAAAACTATGGAAGCGATGTTTTATTCTGCAGATTCTTTTAATCAACCCTTAGATAAATGGAATACAAAAAAATTAAGTAAAATGTACTCAATGTTTAAATATACTGATAGCTATGATTGTTATGACTCATTAGCAAATTGGGATTTAAATAAAGTATCAGATATTAGTGATTTCTGTGCTAACTATGAAAGATTCTATGAAAAATTACCTTTAAGACTTAGAGTATATATGCAGGCATTTTATGGTTCTCACAAAGTTTATGTTCCTATCGAAAATAATGAAGAATATGATGATGATGAATATGATTTTATATCAGAAGAATATGATTTAGTATCAAGAGATTATATAACTATCACAAAAGAAAATGTAAGAGAAGTATATAATGCGATATCAAAAGACACAAATAAAAAAGTTATGGCATTAAAAAAGAAATTAGAAACAGAGTATAGCGGAGAGCTTTCATCTATTACTGATGATTATAATTTCAAAACTATAGAAGAAGCAGAAAAGTATGTTGAAAATAATTATAATAAAAAAGATGATAAGAAAGTAAGTTTTATAAATGACAATTATAAGGTTTTGATAAAAGATAAATCTAGAGAAGTTGAAAATAAGGTTTTAAAATATATATATTTAGAGTATTTGGTTCTAAAAAGAGATATTAAAATATTAACACAAGTTGATAATATAGTTAATTTACTTGATAAAGAATCATTCATAGAGTTTATTAAAAATATTTATAATGAAACTAATAAAGAAACAGCTGCTTTTATTTATGGTATATATGGAGGAGATAAGGCCATAAAAAATATATATAAAAAAGAAAAAGATAGTAAACTTTCTCTTTTAATAATCAAATTAAATATAGAAAGTAAATATGCACTTAGAATATTACATGAAATATATTCAAATACTAAAAAATCTGAAGTACGTTATGAAGCTTATAATTTGATTGATGAAGTTATTAAAAAAATGAATATTAGCTATAATGAGTTTGAATTAAGATTTTCTCCTGATTTCAGCTTTAATTCTAAAGGTGAAAAAGTATTAAATGAAGATTATAAATTAATTTTGAATAGTGATTATTCTTTGAGTTTGTTTGATATAAAAAATAATAAGGAACTTAAAAAAGCTCTTCAAAACCTTCCAGAAGATTTAAAAGACGAAATAACAAAATTAAGAAAAGAAATTCCTTCTTTTATGAAAAATACTTCTTCTCTTTTGGCTGTTTTATTAGCAAGCGGTGAGAAATACAGTTATAATTTGTTTAAAGAGATTTTTATTGACAATGCTATTATGAATAGATTTGCTTCATCTTTGATATGGAATTTATATGACAAAGATGATAATTTTGTAACAACTTTCAGATATTCAGGTGACGGAAGTTATTCAAACTGTGAAGATGAAGAAGTAAAAATAGATGATAATAGTTTTGTAAGTTTAGCGAGTCCTATAGAAATGGACGATGACACTATCAATAAATGGAGAAAACAGCTTGAAGATTATGAAATAGCACAGCCTTTACAGCAATTAACTATCATAAAATTAGATAAAGATAATTTGAAAAGCGAATTAGAAAAAATAGATAATTCAGAAATAGCTTATGGTACTTTCAAGGCTTTCGGTGCAAGATATGGAATGTATACTGAGTATATAGGCTATGATGTAGTTTCAAGTTATTCATTAAAATCAAAGAATGGAGATACTTTTAGTATATATGCTAATGTTAATTCAAACACTGATTTTCATGACAGAGTAAAAATAGATATTTATTTTACTAATGAAAATGGTGAAGAAGTAAGTAAAAGATTTATTTATACTTTATTGGTATTAATGATTTTGGATTTTAGATTTACAGATTTATTTTAA
- a CDS encoding BspA family leucine-rich repeat surface protein, with translation MKKYKPETKQELEQLVYTDGIKLYDVDTSLITDMSELFHNSTRKDFEGIEDWDVSNVEDMSYMFAHMSYDSFENRSKAKFNHNLNNWNVSKVKHMSFMFYYCQDFNQPLDKWDVSNVQDTFRMFDNCKKFNQPLNSWNVSNVTNMSGMFQVAESFNQPLDKWDVSKVTTMRAMFNYAKAFNQDISNWDVSKVEDMGYMFSICVNFNQPLNDWDVSKIKTMEGMFRNAFKFNQPLDKWNTSKVENMNQMFNEALKFNQPLNSWNVSNVKTMESMFRGTESFNQPLDKWDTKKLKTMFGMFDFAEGYNSFDSLANWDLNKVSEMSNLCFKRYEELPLRIKAYLQAFYGSYKDYLTITKENVKEVYDLISKDTNKKVLSFKKRLESEFSEELSSVTDNYNFKTIEEAEKYVEDNYNKKDDKKVSFINDYKVLIKDKSREVANKVLKYIYLEYLLLKRDVKKLVQIDNIVNLLDKESFINFAKNIYDENNKETAAFIYGIYGGDEAVKNIYKKEHDTKLSLLIIKLNMQSKYALRVLYEIYSNTKKSEVSYEADKLIDEVMEKMDISYNEFQLRFSSDFGFNSQGEKELNKDYKLILNSDYSLSLFDIKNNKELKKIPQNFDEDLKEEITKLRKEIPSFMKNTSSLLAVLLASGEKYSYDLFKEIFIDNAMMNRFASSLIWNLYDKDSNFITTFRYSGDGSYSNCEDEEVKIDDNSFVSLASPIEMDDETINKWRKQLEDYEIAQPLQQLTIIKLDKDNLKSEIEKIDNLEIAYGTFKAFGERYEMYSEYIGYDVVKSYSLESKNGDTFTIDADVNSKTDFHDRVKIDIYFTNENDEEVSKRFIYTLLVLMIWDFRLTDLF, from the coding sequence ATGAAGAAATACAAGCCTGAAACAAAACAAGAATTAGAACAATTAGTATATACTGACGGAATAAAACTCTATGATGTAGATACAAGCCTTATTACAGATATGAGCGAGCTTTTTCATAACAGCACCAGAAAAGATTTTGAAGGCATAGAAGATTGGGACGTTTCTAATGTTGAGGATATGTCATATATGTTTGCCCATATGAGTTATGATAGTTTTGAAAACCGTTCTAAGGCTAAGTTTAATCATAATCTTAATAATTGGAATGTTTCCAAAGTTAAGCATATGAGTTTTATGTTTTATTATTGTCAGGATTTTAATCAGCCTTTAGATAAATGGGATGTTTCTAATGTTCAGGATACATTTAGAATGTTTGATAATTGTAAGAAATTCAATCAGCCTTTAAATAGTTGGAATGTATCCAACGTAACAAATATGAGCGGTATGTTTCAGGTAGCAGAAAGTTTTAATCAGCCTTTAGACAAGTGGGACGTTTCAAAAGTTACAACTATGAGGGCTATGTTTAATTATGCTAAAGCTTTTAATCAAGATATAAGTAATTGGGATGTTAGTAAAGTTGAAGATATGGGTTATATGTTTAGTATATGCGTCAATTTTAATCAGCCTCTTAATGATTGGGACGTATCTAAAATAAAAACTATGGAAGGTATGTTTAGAAATGCTTTCAAATTCAATCAGCCTTTAGATAAATGGAATACTTCAAAGGTTGAAAATATGAATCAGATGTTTAATGAGGCTTTAAAATTTAATCAGCCTTTAAATAGCTGGAATGTTTCCAATGTAAAAACTATGGAATCTATGTTTCGAGGTACTGAATCTTTTAATCAGCCTTTGGATAAATGGGATACAAAAAAATTAAAAACAATGTTTGGCATGTTTGACTTTGCCGAAGGTTATAATAGTTTTGACTCATTAGCAAACTGGGATTTAAATAAAGTATCAGAAATGAGTAATTTATGTTTTAAAAGGTATGAAGAACTGCCTTTAAGAATCAAAGCATATCTTCAAGCGTTTTATGGTTCTTATAAAGATTATTTAACTATCACAAAAGAGAATGTAAAAGAAGTATATGATCTTATTTCAAAAGATACAAATAAAAAAGTTTTGTCATTTAAAAAGAGATTAGAAAGCGAGTTTAGCGAAGAACTTTCATCTGTTACTGATAATTATAATTTTAAAACTATAGAAGAAGCAGAAAAGTATGTTGAAGATAATTATAATAAAAAAGATGATAAAAAAGTAAGCTTTATAAATGATTATAAGGTTTTAATAAAAGATAAATCTAGAGAAGTTGCAAATAAAGTTTTAAAATATATATATTTAGAATATTTGCTTCTTAAAAGAGATGTTAAAAAATTAGTGCAGATTGATAATATAGTTAATTTACTTGATAAAGAATCATTTATAAATTTTGCTAAAAATATTTATGATGAAAATAACAAAGAAACAGCTGCTTTTATTTATGGCATATACGGAGGAGATGAGGCAGTAAAAAATATATATAAAAAAGAACATGACACAAAACTTTCTCTTTTAATAATTAAATTAAATATGCAAAGTAAATATGCTCTTAGAGTATTATATGAAATATATTCAAATACAAAAAAATCTGAAGTCAGTTATGAAGCTGATAAATTGATTGATGAAGTGATGGAAAAAATGGATATTAGTTATAATGAATTCCAATTAAGATTTTCTTCTGATTTTGGATTTAATTCTCAAGGTGAAAAAGAGTTGAATAAAGATTATAAATTGATTTTGAATAGCGATTATTCTTTGAGTCTTTTTGATATAAAAAATAATAAAGAATTAAAAAAGATTCCTCAAAACTTTGATGAAGATTTAAAAGAAGAAATAACAAAATTAAGAAAAGAAATTCCTTCTTTTATGAAAAATACTTCTTCTCTTTTAGCTGTTTTATTAGCAAGCGGAGAAAAATACAGTTATGATTTATTTAAAGAGATTTTTATTGATAATGCCATGATGAATAGATTTGCTTCATCTTTAATATGGAATCTATATGATAAAGATTCTAATTTTATAACGACTTTCAGATATTCAGGCGATGGAAGTTATTCAAACTGTGAAGATGAAGAAGTAAAAATCGATGATAATAGTTTTGTAAGTTTAGCAAGCCCTATAGAAATGGATGATGAAACTATCAATAAATGGAGAAAACAGCTTGAAGATTATGAAATAGCACAGCCTTTACAGCAATTAACTATTATAAAATTAGATAAAGATAATTTGAAAAGCGAAATAGAAAAAATAGATAATTTAGAAATAGCTTATGGTACTTTCAAGGCTTTCGGTGAGAGATATGAAATGTATAGCGAATATATAGGATATGATGTTGTTAAAAGTTATTCATTAGAATCAAAGAACGGAGATACTTTCACTATAGATGCTGATGTTAATTCAAAAACTGATTTTCATGACAGAGTAAAAATAGATATTTATTTTACTAATGAAAATGATGAGGAGGTTAGTAAAAGATTTATTTATACTTTGTTAGTATTAATGATTTGGGATTTTAGATTGACAGATTTATTTTAA
- a CDS encoding type I restriction-modification system subunit M → MADNKSIIQRDELHSKIWKIADDLRGSVDGWDFKQYVLGMLFYRYISEHLANYINQNEWDSGNKEFNYTDLDDKDVEDVKADIITEQGFFIYPSELFENIRKEANNKINKEDSKDKHNLNERLQKIFKDIENSAKGTKSETKIAGLFDDIDVNSNKLGPTVLKRNERLIKLINGIADIELGDFKDHSIDAFGDAYEYLMGMYASSAGKSGGEFFTPQEVSELLTRITVTGKSEIRRVYDPACGSGSLLLKFKKILNDEERKIFYFGQEINITTYNLCRINMFLHDIGYEKFDIAHGDTLTEPKHVDDEPFDAIVSNPPYSIKWAGEDNTLLINDPRYAPAGILAPKSKADFAFILHSLSWLDTAALAAIVCFPGIMYRGGAEQKIRKYLIDNNFIECIIQLPDNLFYGTSIATCIMVLSKSKIDGKTLFIDASEDYEKATNNNKLSDKNIQDILSYFTKRETKKHKCYLAKKEEIEAQDYNLSVSTYVEQKDTREKVDIKVLNKEIEEIVLKEEKLRKEIDKIIKEIEE, encoded by the coding sequence ATGGCAGATAATAAAAGCATAATACAACGCGATGAGCTTCATAGCAAAATATGGAAAATAGCGGACGACTTGAGAGGAAGCGTTGACGGCTGGGATTTTAAACAGTATGTACTTGGAATGCTGTTTTACAGATATATTTCTGAACATCTAGCAAACTATATAAATCAAAATGAATGGGACTCTGGAAATAAAGAATTTAATTATACAGATTTAGACGATAAAGATGTTGAAGATGTAAAAGCTGATATTATAACAGAACAAGGATTTTTTATATATCCTAGCGAACTTTTTGAAAATATAAGAAAAGAAGCTAATAATAAAATCAATAAAGAAGACAGCAAAGACAAACATAATCTAAACGAAAGACTTCAGAAAATATTTAAAGATATAGAAAACTCGGCTAAAGGAACAAAAAGCGAAACAAAAATTGCAGGGCTTTTTGATGATATAGATGTAAACAGCAATAAATTAGGCCCTACAGTATTAAAAAGAAATGAAAGATTAATAAAACTTATAAATGGTATTGCTGATATAGAACTTGGAGATTTTAAAGATCATTCAATCGATGCATTCGGTGATGCTTATGAATATTTGATGGGTATGTATGCATCAAGTGCAGGCAAAAGCGGAGGAGAGTTTTTTACGCCTCAGGAAGTTTCTGAACTTCTTACAAGAATTACTGTTACCGGAAAAAGCGAAATAAGAAGAGTATACGACCCCGCATGCGGAAGCGGTTCATTACTTTTAAAGTTCAAAAAAATATTAAATGATGAAGAAAGAAAAATATTTTATTTCGGACAGGAAATAAATATCACCACATACAACCTATGCAGAATAAATATGTTTTTGCATGATATAGGTTATGAAAAATTCGATATAGCTCACGGAGATACTTTAACAGAACCCAAACATGTAGACGATGAACCTTTTGATGCAATAGTTTCAAATCCTCCATACTCTATAAAATGGGCAGGTGAAGACAATACTCTTTTAATAAATGATCCGCGTTATGCTCCTGCCGGAATATTGGCACCAAAATCGAAAGCAGATTTTGCATTTATTCTTCATTCACTTTCTTGGCTTGATACTGCAGCACTTGCGGCAATAGTATGTTTCCCAGGTATAATGTACAGAGGCGGAGCAGAACAGAAAATAAGAAAATATTTAATAGACAATAATTTTATAGAATGCATTATACAGCTTCCGGACAATTTATTTTATGGTACATCAATAGCCACTTGTATAATGGTATTATCAAAATCAAAGATAGACGGCAAAACTTTATTTATAGATGCAAGCGAAGATTATGAAAAGGCAACTAATAATAACAAATTAAGCGATAAGAATATACAAGATATTTTATCTTATTTTACCAAAAGAGAAACTAAAAAACATAAATGCTATTTAGCTAAAAAGGAAGAGATAGAAGCACAGGACTATAATTTATCAGTATCCACTTATGTAGAGCAGAAAGACACAAGGGAAAAAGTAGATATAAAAGTATTGAATAAAGAAATTGAAGAAATAGTTTTGAAGGAAGAGAAACTACGCAAAGAAATAGATAAAATCATCAAAGAAATAGAGGAATAA
- a CDS encoding restriction endonuclease subunit S, giving the protein MERVKEKGKDDLNVKQVYVVSNVKGIVRSEDYHDNNIHSDDTSNYTILRQDMFAYNPSRLNVGSIGRLKKTISGLVSPMYVVFSVDKSIVDVTYFEYFIKSPKIINKIDSLKEEGARFRFDYNRWNWIKIPVPPIEIQKEIVRILDILTEYQDYLNEEVILRKKQYEYYRDKLFTFKEKKIKD; this is encoded by the coding sequence ATGGAACGTGTTAAAGAAAAAGGTAAAGATGATTTAAATGTAAAACAAGTATATGTCGTTAGTAATGTAAAAGGAATAGTGAGATCTGAAGATTATCATGATAATAATATCCATAGTGATGATACTTCAAACTATACAATTTTAAGACAAGATATGTTTGCGTATAATCCTTCAAGATTAAATGTTGGTTCTATTGGTAGACTAAAAAAAACAATATCTGGTTTAGTCAGTCCTATGTACGTAGTTTTTTCAGTAGATAAATCTATAGTAGACGTGACATATTTTGAATATTTTATTAAATCACCTAAAATAATAAATAAAATAGATTCACTAAAGGAAGAAGGGGCAAGATTTAGATTTGATTATAATCGTTGGAATTGGATAAAAATACCAGTACCTCCAATAGAAATACAAAAAGAGATTGTACGTATATTAGATATTTTAACAGAATATCAAGATTACCTTAATGAAGAAGTAATACTTAGAAAAAAACAATACGAATATTATAGAGATAAACTATTTACTTTTAAGGAAAAGAAAATTAAAGATTAA
- a CDS encoding type I restriction endonuclease subunit R gives MENKENIDIIKMSEESTVVAKYIPVERTRTKYQTEEELEQEFIKQLTEQGYEYINIKNENDLIKNLRKQLEKLNNYTFFDTEWEIFFNTTIANGNEDIINKTERIQENYIQAITLENGYTKNIKLIDKDDIYNNNLQVINQYKEESSEKKARYDVTILINGLPMVHIELKRRGVNIREAFNQINRYGEENFWAGSGLYQYVQLFVISNGTNTKYYSNTTRYRHIKNSERQVKTSNTFEFTSFWADARNKIIPDLVDFTKTFFSKFTLLNILTKYCVFTSDKALLVMRPYQIAAAEKIINKIILSENHKIRSKKESGGYIWHTTGSGKTLTSFKTATLARSLNFVDKVLFVVDRKDLDYQTMKEYDKFQKGAANSNTSTKILKEQLEDDNAKIIITTIQKLSRFIQKNENHEVYKKHIVMIFDECHRSQFGEMNEKIKKAFKNYNIFGFTGTPIFKKEKDDEKYPNLKTTENAFGEKLHTYTIVDAIRDKNVLPFRIDYINTVKEAKDFEDKKVKGINTDDVLLNDERIRLIVKYIIEHFDQKTYRNSNNAAYSHDIIVNVEDMAKSKHNTVKEKKEKREVKGFNSIFAVSSIKAAKKYYKEFQKQISETSSNLKVATIFSFVQNDNNDNYDDTIQEENFEPKNLDEDSREFLESAIKDYNQIFETSYDTSDEKFENYYRDVSLQMKNNRIDILIVVNMFLTGFDAPTLNTLWVDKRLQMHGLIQAFSRTNRILNSVKTFGNIVSFMNLEENTNKALSVFGDKDANSIALLKIYKDYFNGYDENGEHVLGYTEIVDLLKTKFPINEAIVTEDDKKLFIKLFGDLLKIRNTLSAFDSFREDREKILSDIDFQDYSGKYSDLYTEITQSKEKNKNNPEIENIQDDVVFEIELIKQVEVNIDYILLIVARYKNENKDKDTIIEHVRKLINAGIELRSKRELIENFINQMNASDTDIQEEFYQYVKEEKEKDLIKIIKDENLKEKETNDFITSCFEYGEIRTSGTDIDKILPPISRFSKQGNKIEKKQIVVEKLQSFFEKYSGLI, from the coding sequence ATGGAAAATAAAGAAAACATTGATATCATTAAAATGTCTGAGGAAAGTACTGTTGTCGCTAAATATATACCGGTAGAGAGAACAAGAACTAAATATCAAACAGAAGAAGAACTTGAACAAGAATTTATCAAACAGCTTACAGAACAAGGCTATGAATATATAAATATAAAAAATGAAAATGATTTGATTAAAAACCTTAGAAAGCAATTAGAAAAATTAAATAATTATACTTTTTTTGATACTGAATGGGAAATTTTTTTTAATACTACTATAGCGAATGGCAACGAAGATATAATAAATAAAACTGAAAGAATACAAGAGAATTATATTCAAGCTATAACTTTAGAAAACGGATACACTAAAAATATTAAACTCATAGATAAAGACGATATATATAATAATAATTTACAAGTTATTAATCAATATAAAGAAGAAAGTTCAGAGAAAAAAGCCAGATACGATGTTACTATTTTAATAAACGGCTTGCCTATGGTTCATATTGAGCTGAAAAGAAGAGGCGTTAATATAAGAGAGGCATTCAATCAAATAAACAGATACGGGGAAGAAAATTTCTGGGCAGGTTCAGGGCTTTATCAATATGTACAATTATTCGTTATATCAAATGGTACTAATACAAAATATTATTCAAATACCACAAGATATAGACATATAAAGAATAGCGAACGTCAAGTAAAAACTTCAAATACTTTTGAGTTTACGAGTTTTTGGGCTGATGCTAGAAATAAAATTATTCCAGACTTGGTGGATTTTACTAAAACTTTCTTTTCAAAATTTACTCTATTAAATATATTAACTAAATATTGTGTATTTACTTCAGACAAAGCACTTTTAGTTATGCGTCCTTATCAGATTGCAGCAGCAGAGAAGATCATAAACAAGATTATACTATCTGAAAATCATAAAATAAGATCAAAAAAAGAATCAGGCGGTTATATTTGGCATACCACAGGAAGCGGAAAAACTCTTACAAGTTTTAAAACTGCAACTTTAGCTAGATCGCTTAATTTTGTAGATAAAGTACTTTTTGTAGTTGATAGAAAAGACCTCGATTATCAAACTATGAAAGAATATGATAAATTTCAAAAAGGTGCAGCCAACAGCAATACTTCTACAAAAATATTAAAAGAACAATTAGAAGACGATAATGCAAAAATAATTATTACTACCATTCAGAAATTATCAAGATTCATTCAGAAAAATGAAAATCATGAAGTTTATAAAAAGCATATTGTTATGATTTTTGATGAATGTCATCGTTCTCAATTTGGTGAGATGAATGAGAAAATAAAAAAGGCTTTCAAAAATTATAATATATTCGGATTTACAGGCACACCTATTTTCAAAAAAGAAAAAGACGATGAAAAATATCCGAATCTAAAAACCACTGAAAATGCTTTCGGAGAAAAACTTCACACATATACTATAGTAGATGCCATTCGTGATAAAAATGTTTTGCCTTTTAGAATAGATTATATTAATACTGTGAAAGAAGCTAAAGATTTTGAAGATAAAAAAGTTAAAGGCATAAATACAGATGATGTACTTTTAAATGATGAAAGAATAAGATTAATAGTAAAATACATAATAGAACATTTTGATCAGAAAACTTACAGAAATTCCAATAATGCCGCTTATAGTCATGATATTATTGTAAATGTAGAGGATATGGCTAAATCAAAGCATAATACTGTTAAAGAAAAGAAAGAGAAAAGAGAAGTTAAAGGATTCAATTCCATTTTTGCAGTATCTTCTATAAAAGCAGCTAAGAAATATTATAAAGAGTTCCAAAAACAAATAAGCGAAACTTCAAGCAATTTAAAAGTCGCTACAATATTTAGTTTTGTACAAAATGATAACAATGACAATTATGATGATACAATTCAAGAGGAAAATTTTGAACCTAAAAATCTTGATGAAGATTCAAGAGAGTTTCTTGAAAGTGCTATAAAAGATTATAATCAAATATTTGAAACAAGTTATGATACATCTGATGAGAAATTTGAAAATTATTATAGAGATGTTTCATTGCAGATGAAAAACAATAGAATTGATATTTTAATAGTAGTAAATATGTTTTTAACTGGTTTTGACGCCCCTACTTTAAATACTTTATGGGTTGATAAGAGATTACAAATGCATGGTCTTATACAGGCATTTTCGAGAACGAACAGAATTTTAAACTCTGTTAAAACTTTCGGAAATATAGTTTCTTTCATGAACTTAGAAGAAAATACAAACAAAGCTCTTTCTGTTTTTGGTGATAAAGATGCCAACTCTATAGCATTGCTTAAAATTTATAAAGATTATTTTAACGGCTACGATGAAAACGGTGAGCATGTTTTAGGATATACAGAAATTGTTGATTTACTTAAAACTAAATTCCCTATTAATGAAGCTATTGTTACAGAAGACGATAAAAAATTATTTATTAAATTATTTGGGGATTTATTAAAAATAAGAAACACTCTTTCTGCTTTCGATAGTTTTAGAGAAGACAGAGAAAAAATACTGTCTGACATAGATTTTCAGGATTACAGCGGAAAATATTCTGATTTATATACAGAGATTACTCAAAGCAAAGAAAAAAATAAAAATAATCCTGAAATAGAAAATATACAAGATGATGTTGTATTTGAAATAGAACTCATCAAACAAGTTGAAGTAAATATTGACTATATACTTCTAATAGTGGCAAGATACAAAAATGAAAATAAAGACAAAGATACTATAATAGAACATGTTAGAAAATTAATTAATGCTGGTATTGAATTAAGAAGCAAGAGAGAATTGATTGAAAACTTCATTAATCAAATGAATGCTTCCGACACAGATATTCAAGAAGAATTCTATCAATATGTAAAAGAAGAAAAAGAAAAAGATTTAATAAAGATAATTAAAGATGAAAATTTAAAAGAAAAAGAAACAAATGATTTTATAACCAGCTGTTTTGAATATGGAGAAATAAGAACTTCAGGAACAGATATTGATAAAATACTTCCTCCAATATCAAGATTCAGCAAGCAAGGAAATAAAATCGAGAAAAAGCAAATTGTTGTAGAAAAATTGCAGTCTTTCTTTGAAAAATATTCAGGTTTAATATAG